GATACAGGCAAAGTATACGGGAACTGTGAGACAGCTACTCATGTCCAAGTTAAAGGGACTGTACACAGATCCCTACTTtaataatgaaattattaaGCCGTTAAAAATTGAAGGCATCCTCGACAATCAAGTTCTAACCCTATCAGGAGGAGAGTTACAAAAAGTTGCCATTATCATTACCCTGGCGAAGAACACAAATATCTACCTCATCGATGAACCCTCTGCTTACTTAGATTCCGAACAAAGAATCATTGTCTCCAAAATTATTAAGCGCTTCATTCTTAATACAAACAAAACGGCATTTGTCGTAGAGCATGATTTTATTATGGCTACCTATTTGGCGGATCATGTCATCGTCTTCGATGGGCAGGCGGGAGTCAACACCGTTGCCAATACACCCCAAACGCTCGTGGCGGGCATGAACAAATTTCTGAAAATTATTGACGTAACCTTTAGGCGAGACCCCACCAACTACCGACCCAGGATAAACAAGTACGACAGTGTCAAGGACAAGGAGCAGAAGCTCAACGGTAAGTCACGCCCAGGCaagggaaaaggagagaCAAGGGGAGAGAAGGAGAGataaggggagaaaaaagagaagaactTAGTTACCTCCCTGTGTACATCTACTTGCCTGCCTGTGTACATCTACTTACCCACCTATGTATGTATTCATTCCTGCGCACGATtgccccccctccccgcaGGCACCTACTTCATCATCGACGAGTAACAAATGGGACTGCCCAAGACCCACCTCTAAATCCACTCGCAGACCCTTTAACCCCCCTTCGGCAAAATAACAAATTGGTACCACTCCCCGTGTGTGTATTACGGCTGGGCCTAACTGGGCCACCCTGGACGCGCGCCCTCCCTGCCGTCCCTCCTCTCTTACCTTTGTCTGTTTGTCTAAACGGGTACATGTGCAAGCGAGTACATGTGGAAGCGAACACACGTACAAGCGAACACGTGCAAACTTACACATGTACAATCCTACACGCGTGTGTATGCGTACCTCTACCTTTCGATTGCTCCCTTTCGATTGCTCCCTTTCAACCCACCAAGCCTTATATGTGCCTCCCTGCCCACCTTCTTTCATGTGCCCATTTTAATTCATAGCCCATGCCTGTGCCCCCGCCTCCCCGTGAAAGCAATTTTCACTGAtatataactttttaaaattttatcttttttggtttaaacattttaaaattcgcTCCCCGTCCTTCTCACGGAACGGACTCTTCACGATCATGTCCCTCCCCACGATCATGTCTCTCCCCACGACGCGATGCTAGCCATTCGCGCTGCACCGCTGCTAATCACTCGCGCTACACCGCTGCTAATCACTCGCGCTGCACCGCTGCTAACCATTCGCGCTACACCACTGCTAACCATTCGCGTTATACCGATTCAACCGTGGTGCCTTCTTcgtcccccctttttattattgtacACACCTCTAAGGCATAATTACGCATCTTTGAGAAAAATCTCCAACTGGGTTAGAGACAACGGATGCTGAAAAGCCAAACAGCTGTTACAACTGCGCAGGGGGCGAACAGGGGTCAGTTTTTTTACCACTGCCATAACCACAATCCCGCCGTTCCCAAATAATGTATTGCCAATCCACCAAAGAAGCAAAGTCGTAGTAACTTCCCACCCCATTGAAAATTTCTCACGTGATGATCTCCACATGCATATCCCTACGTGCAAACATACACAgcataacatatttttacacagtTATTACCTTCACGTGAATTTACCACTCGGTTAGCTCGTTCCCTGTACAGTGCACTCCACTGGCAATTCCTCCTTTcctaatttttcattttagcaGGATACAAATATAGGTTATGCTGCTGCTGGAAGTTGCGTTGCCTATTttcgtttcttccttttacCGACTGTATTTTTAAACCGGGCCGATGAGAACCAGCCTCGCTTTCGTTCCCCACCCTCATACGTTACGCATACGCATACGCATACGCACAGcaggaattaaaaatgtgatgaGGACGATTCGCGCCGCATTATACTGTGCAATGTTTTGTGTGGTATTTTAGccaaaaaattcacaaaaaaatgacaaaaaatttaaccaaAATTTACCAAAAATTGACACAACTTGCGCCATtttgcgcgtttttttttttttttttggaccccacttttgcttctcccagCTGCGCCTCTCCCCCAACGAGTCACAAAATGCACGCATAAACTCACCGCCAACCAAATCgtgcctcatttttttccattatcAGAGCGCACAGAGCGagggtatatatataaataatatatataatatatgtaaccCCCCTTGCAAGACGTGCCAGCAGACCACCCGTTGAATCATCAGGCAGTGAAGAGGCGAACAGGCCACCGCATAAGCATATGTGCACCCATACGGTTATGCGCCATTCGTAGGTACTCCCATGCGAAGACGCTTACACCGTGGAGGGAAGAGTCACCACCCCAGGGGATATCCCATCTCCTAGTGAGCCACACTCCTCCGCAGCACATAATTAATACGCACGGATGATCTTCATCTCGACGTGTTCTACCCTCTCAAAGTGCTAAAGGCTAAGTGTGTTTATGTAGCATACTCACTTCTACGAGCACCCAGTAGACGAGCCaacgacaaaaaaattagtcATTCTAGCTTACCTCTCTATACACAACATTACCAAATAAATGGCGGGAATTCCCTCCTCCCTTCGAgaacttttttattccttctcGGATGGCAATGGAATGAACAATGAAGCGTTGGCGGACACCAGCGAGCAGGTGTACATCTCCCCCCTGGCCCTTCTGAAGATTTTGAAACATGGACGGGTAAGCCACACTTGCAGAGTCCCAGTGGTAGAACCCTAAGTGGAGGGTCCACTCACCTTCACCGCGTTGCCACTTTACTACCGTACCGCTTTCACCGCGTAACAATTCACCGCTTTACGATTCACCGCGTTACCattcaccgcttccccccccaggCAGGAGTGCCCATGGAAGTGATGGGGTTGATGCTGGGCGAAATAGTAGACGAATATACCATCCGAATTGTCGACGTCTTTGCGATGCCACAGTCAGGGAACAGTGTGAGTGTGGAGGCAGTGGACCCAGTGTACCAAACGAACATGTtagaggaattaaaaaaaacggggagACACGAAATGGTTGTTGGATGGTACCACTCCCACCCTGGATTTGGCTGCTGGCTCTCCGGAACAGACGTAAATACACAAAAGAGTTTTGAACAATTAAACCCAAGGACAATCGGTGTTGTCGTAGATCCAATACAATCGGTCAAAGGAAAAGTAGTCATCGATTGCTTTCGATTAATAAATCCACATATGCTAATGCTCGGACAAGAACCCAGACAAACCACATCGAACATTGGCTACCTAACCAAACCAACCCTAACAGCACTAGTACATGGCCTCAACAGAAACTATTACTCCATAGTTATTAATTacagaaaaaacgaattagagaaaaatatgctcTTAAATTTACACAAAGATGTTTGGGGCAACCCCTTAAAGCTAATTGACTttaatgagcaaaaaaaaaatacagacgAAAATTTGGATAGCATTAAAAAGCTAACAGCTTTgtacaacaaaaatttacgaggagaaatgaagaaaacgaatCAGGAAATTATTCTGGAGAATATCGGAAAGATAGATGCCAAAAAGAGAATCCAGAACTCCGTGGAAACGTTATTGAATGATTCTATTCTCACCTGCATCGGTATGGCCCTTGGGGAACAACCTCCATGGTTGCCCATAAAATTGGCAAGACCCACTCACACCATTGGGCCTCATTCGTAcacttccattttgttcattttgttcattttttctttttttcttttttccccccctagGAACCATGGCAAACACTCTGTTCTTTTAGACACCCGCggtgtaaaagaaaaataattttttttccttttttctccttttttttctccttttttttctctttttttctttttttctctttttctcctttttttctcttttttccgtAATGGTGCACCTACATGGTGATGGAGGCATGCGGAACGATTCTCCTTCTATGGTGCGAAATTTCGACGAGGTGGCCCCCATCATAGTGGCCATGTAAGACGGCCCAGAATTAGCCGCCCATATATGAGGATCACCAAACGGGTGATAGCTCTCGCAGTGGTGGCAGGCGAGAGAGTTAAATACAGACGCAGTGCAAAGCAGACGCAGTGTAAACCAGCCGCAGAGTAAAGCAGACGCACTTTGCACATCTCACTAGAgaccttccccctttttgtaaccCATTAATCTCAAATTTTAACTTAACGTCAGGCACGTTCATAACCTATGTGTATTCAGTTCAACACCCCCATACACTCTTCTGCTTGCAGCGTTTGCACATTTATGAATAccaacattttaaaatatcagAACAGCcgctttttctcttttaatATTTGCTCACTCAGGTGTTACTCCCAAACGGGAGGGCAAGGAGGCTTTTCTGCCGAACACACCAACGAAATAGGAGCAGATCATTTACAGCTCcattctcttccttttttttaaaagcaatATATCGACGCAATTTTTATCAACCGCTTTTAAAATGTTGGTCAATCATTTTCTcctgaaaaaaagaaaaattaaaatgttccatttggaataaaaaagggggatgacccaggtttaggtttttttttttttttttcgaaaggaaatttttttttttaaccttttttcgtttatttcTACTTCCGTAAGGCGCTTATTTATTCTCCCCCCACGCTCATAGCCATTCTCCCATTCTCCAATCCTCCCATTCACCCATACACAAACCAAAAGATCGAATTGGCTATTTCAAGAGGTCCACCAAATGTACCATGTCGCCCCTTGCCAAAATCGCACACCTTATGCCCACATACTAGCGCGCCTGTGCGGacactccccccccaaaaaaaaaacacataataTCAGATAGGCTTCCCACTACACCCACTTTGCCAAAGAAATATGATCAAAAAAacccttttcttcttatcCTGTGTGATACTTTCCGAACTGAGTTGTAAGCTTGAAGTACCCACCAAGTAGCCTCTACTCCAATCCGTAATGAACACCTTCActcctcatttttgcctccccTCCTCAGGTGCATCTCCCAGCTACAAAGAATGCTTGTCTGTAACCAACGAGGAAGAAGTTCTATCCTACTGTAAAAACGAATCTGattgttattttaaaaatgttaatggCTCCGACAACTCAACGATTATTtgtgtgtgtaaaaaatatgtggatgattattttttcgccGGACCGGATTGTTCAATAagtaagtttttttttttaaacccccTTGTATGAAAGTACGTAGCTAATGTAACCTGACTGCTGCACACattacccttttttaagcCCACCCCCCCAGTGGTCActtctctcatttttacCTCACCTTATTCAACCTCCCcctcccttcttctccttccctaCAGAAATTTCTTACCACTACCAAACGATGAGTAACAGCCACATGTTTTCTCCCGTCTAAGATTCAGCTATATGTAGCCATTTCGTCTGCTCACTTTTGcaacgcatttttttttttttttctctccctcccATTTTACAGAAAACAACGAAGTTATGAACACCAGTTGGATCGAAGACCTGTTCAACATCAACCCctggaaaaatgaagaaaaccgagttggaaaaatttgcatCAACCCCAGCTGCAGGTAGGTTGCCATCAGTTCAGCTTAATATAATGCGGCACTCGCCatattcgaaaaaaaaaaaaaaaatcagcgcaaaattgtgaagaaaaaagtgtaGTTATACTGCCCCGCCAAATCATCAAACGGTGTGCACACCGAAATGGGCCAACAAGGGTATAGGCATCAGACAGctgcacacatacacatgtagACAGATATGATGGTGCACATCACCCAACATGGGGGCGTAACCCCTACTCTTGGGACAATTCCTCCCGAAGGATATGCTCGTACTCATGCAACAGCTTACTTTTTATACTCCTAGCCACCATCATATATTCCTTCTGAGCAGGCTTCAGTAGCTCATCCAAATCTTCATTAATCATtgcgtaaatattttttttttttcccgaatGTTTTTTAATACCTCATTTTCGTACTCGTAAAATTCGTTTATCTTTCTCTCCTCCTCGGCAATGCTCGGGGCATCAACTTGGTTAACTCTGTCCATGTTCACCTCGGTTACTTCTCGCTTAACTTTATCAGTTATATCTTTCAGGACGGCCATTTGCTTCACCTCCGTATCGTTCGCGTTGTGAGTGAGCTCTCCGTTTTGGTCATGCACACTTAGGATAACCGTTTTCTCGTCTTCAGCGGCGGGGTAATCCGTGTCGTCACTCGCACcgtcctcttcctcctcctcatcatcatcatcgctTTCATCCTCTATCGTGGCTGCACCCCGCACGCTTATAAAGGATTCTTCTGCTGGAGGTTCATTTATGCCTTGATCAACCCCTTTCCCCACTGAATACACACTTCTCAGACCTCCCCTATGATGCGCCTTATTGAGCCTCCCCCCAAAATCATCAGCATCAGTTGTGCTCAATAGGGACGCGCCACGTTCACCCACAccatctccatttttattatccgCCCATCTTTCGGAACTCCCATATGCCGTTATGGCGCAGAGATAAATCAACAGAATGCATTTAAAACAACATATGCACACTTTCATTCtgtaaaaattgacaaaaaaaatggggaatgcATGCACTTTCTGTTTTCTAAATGTGCACACgcagtgaagaaaaacaaaaaaaaaaaaaaaaaaataaataa
The window above is part of the Plasmodium cynomolgi strain B DNA, chromosome 11, whole genome shotgun sequence genome. Proteins encoded here:
- a CDS encoding 26S proteasome regulatory subunit rpn11 (putative) codes for the protein MAGIPSSLRELFYSFSDGNGMNNEALADTSEQVYISPLALLKILKHGRAGVPMEVMGLMLGEIVDEYTIRIVDVFAMPQSGNSVSVEAVDPVYQTNMLEELKKTGRHEMVVGWYHSHPGFGCWLSGTDVNTQKSFEQLNPRTIGVVVDPIQSVKGKVVIDCFRLINPHMLMLGQEPRQTTSNIGYLTKPTLTALVHGLNRNYYSIVINYRKNELEKNMLLNLHKDVWGNPLKLIDFNEQKKNTDENLDSIKKLTALYNKNLRGEMKKTNQEIILENIGKIDAKKRIQNSVETLLNDSILTCIGTMANTLFF
- a CDS encoding hypothetical protein (putative); amino-acid sequence: ASPSYKECLSVTNEEEVLSYCKNESDCYFKNVNGSDNSTIICVCKKYVDDYFFAGPDCSIKISYHYQTMKNNEVMNTSWIEDLFNINPWKNEENRVGKICINPSCR
- a CDS encoding hypothetical protein (putative) gives rise to the protein MKVCICCFKCILLIYLCAITAYGSSERWADNKNGDGVGERGASLLSTTDADDFGGRLNKAHHRGGLRSVYSVGKGEESFISVRGAATIEDESDDDDEEEEEDGASDDTDYPAAEDEKTVILSVHDQNGELTHNANDTEVKQMAVLKDITDKVKREVTEVNMDRVNQVDAPSIAEEERKINEFYEYENEVLKNIREKKKIFTQ